In one Silene latifolia isolate original U9 population chromosome 10, ASM4854445v1, whole genome shotgun sequence genomic region, the following are encoded:
- the LOC141604987 gene encoding protein trichome birefringence-like 26, which yields MRNKGFAFIGDSILRNQLQSMLCILSQVELPLQLYQAELTRSSSWFFPSYNFTLSGIWAPFLLKADLFDNQNGVLTSDIKLHLDKLDENWTKQYYDFDYVMIGGGQWFLRTAIYHEHNKVQGCHYCEGKNLTELGFDYSYRKALSLTFKFITSSSHKPQVMFRTITPSHFEYGKWNEGGYCNRKAPFKETEANLGEFDKIMYEVEMQEFEKASKKGASLTLFDATHLSLLRPDGHPGPYRDYYPFAKDKKAIVQNDCLHWCLPGPIDTWNELISEMLMRG from the exons ATGAGAAATAAGGGTTTTGCATTCATAGGAGATTCTATATTGCGGAATCAATTACAGTCAATGCTTTGCATCCTCTCACAG GTGGAACTACCTTTACAACTTTATCAAGCTGAGCTAACAAGATCAAGTTCATGGTTTTTTCCCTCATACAATTTCACGCTTTCCGGAATTTGGGCTCCCTTCCTCCTAAAAGCTGATTTATTTGATAACCAAAATGGAGTCTTGACTTCTGATATCAAACTTCATCTCGACAAGTTAGACGAGAATTGGACCAAACAGTACTATGACTTCGACTACGTGATGATTGGTGGTGGTCAATGGTTTCTAAGGACTGCAATATACCATGAACACAACAAAGTTCAGGGATGTCATTACTGTGAGGGGAAGAACTTAACAGAACTCGGGTTTGATTATTCATACCGTAAGGCACTCAGTCTGACTTTTAAGTTCATTACAAGTTCGAGTCACAAACCCCAAGTAATGTTCAGAACGATCACCCCGAGTCACTTTGAGTATGGTAAATGGAATGAAGGCGGATATTGCAACAGAAAAGCGCCATTTAAGGAGACTGAAGCGAATCTAGGTGAATTCGACAAGATAATGTATGAGGTTGAGATGCAGGAATTTGAAAAGGCGTCCAAGAAAGGAGCTTCCTTGACGCTTTTTGACGCCACCCATCTCTCTTTATTGAGGCCTGACGGGCACCCAGGACCATATAGGGATTACTATCCTTTCGCGAAGGATAAGAAGGCCATTGTTCAGAATGACTGCTTGCATTGGTGTTTGCCTGGCCCGATCGACACATGGAATGAACTCATCTCCGAGATGCTGATGAGAGGATAA